The nucleotide window TAGTATTAGTACGTACTCTTGTATTTTATTGGTCTTAGGTTTCTATTACTACtagttatttctttcatttcggtcattttactatcttgttgttattAATGCTTCTTTTCCATAGCTTCTCACTGGTGTTtcttaccatttttcttttcaatGTTATGCTTATGCTTTTCTGAGCCGAGGATCAACTGGAAACAACCTTTTTATCTCCACAATATAGGGATAAGATTTGTGTACACACTACTCTATATCGGATTACACTTAAGTATATTGTTGTAGTTGCGAACACAATAAGCACAAATGGTGGATCAAATGTCAATGTCAACCAAAGGTGTTCTGGGAGTAGAGAATAACTAGACATTGAAGTCATTATAGGTATGTAACGTACTTGTTTTTAACTTAGTAATAAATTTTGGCGTACTCCAAACACCCTTTTTTCTTCTCAGGCAAGCTTAAACACTTGCCTACCTTCTAACTTCCCAATGACATAATCATATAAACATTTTCTAATCCGTTAGCATTTAAGTACGGTACTACTTGCGCTCTTTTTGCTCCGGGATCGGGGCAAGAGTAGCAACACCACCTGCCAAATCTAGATGGCTTAAAATCACGTAAAACTAGTTAACATGATTAATCATGTTTGATATTTGACGGTTCAGAAGAAATATTAACCAGAGATATTTTATTAAAACTGCTTGGTGCTTGCCAATGTCACTAAAAGAGAGCCTTAAATTTTAGATTTCAGATGAGAGTCACTCTCTCTTTAACTAaggctgctcggtgggccgggcctgaaccggaccggaccgggcccgcggtcctaacgggcctggtgggccggtcctggtggtCCTGGGAAGCCCGTGACGGGCCGGTCTTCTAGTTTGAGCCCACGATCCCGGGActgtttagcccgggaccgtcaggcgggcctgggccggtcctggcgggcctaacggctatttttttttttaaaaaaaaaattaaaattctccaacggccatatttaaaatctaaccgtttgggctgaaaatatgaccgtttttaagtttaaaaaatggtcatttggcccccaaactttattttaaccccaaactttatataattacacttttcctcatttctcaactataaataccccctcattctttcatttttattcactcattcatcaatatctctcaatctctctactacaattacttaatttattgttgaaatttcgtgaaaaattgtgaagttgttgaattgaagttttcaagtgttcaacgattttcaattttcaagaagttgttcggcaatccagtaaactcgtttcaactcttacgttttaagaatatatttttgtgtggtttagtttgcataattataattaatatggcatttactttgaaaaaaatgtttggtaaaggaaaagataaaaccggtgaaagtagtagccaaccaactacccttcccccggctccccgacctagaaaagataagcaagttgaaagtagtcgccaacctagacgtcctcctccttccgtaattcttgatagtgatcacccttgttttcaatttaccgatagtgaattttaccataatgttgcaccaggtgaaagattagatgatgaaattatgaatgctctttatcctaatgaaaccatcttagaaaataatgaggaaaatgaggatgatgatgaaacccaagcaccggatttagatgatacacctactagtcctcttaataacccaactgatgcaccggtcgacccacctgtagaaactcctacttttaatagagaacctgctaaacgcctagaaacatcattagtttggaatttttttactcaagtaagagaacaaaataaggctaagtgtaaaacttgtgggaaattaatggtgcataaatatactggagaccgtagcggcacgggtagtttgactaggcacataaaaacacaccctagagataaggctagattttttcaaatgaaagcgcaactagaggggacaagtgtagattctgtggttaaccctagtacaggttcaaatcaagttcaaccaggaattaacactgtcaccggaggtattttatattacgatccaaatagagatcgtgaagaattagcaaagatgattactgttatgtgtttaccttatacttttgcatctaatcctaattgggttcattatattagaagagtttttaatcctacttataaaggttggcctcgcgcaacagttaagagtgatatttataaattcaaacatgaatatgaacaatatttgcggtatttatttactcatatacctaatcggatttctattactactgatattggtagaagtggtaatgattgtgattatctaactgttacaagtcattggatagatgaggaatggataatgcaaaaacgcataattgcatatagaataattaattcgcgtcacacaggtaagtttatagctaacattgtTGCAGCTATTTGTCGATATTTTtactttagcgataaaataatggcaatttcaatggataatgcttctagtaacactagtgctataggcatgcttacaacaacactaaatcctgcatttactaatatttttcatgttagatgtatttgtcatatttatcatttaattgtcggtgatggtatgcgaatattaaacatagaaattgaaaaggttagaatggctcttaattggcttttttattcaaaccgtagaagtagacttagagagtattttaaaaaatgtgatgaatatgaccttagagaaagaaaggttcctaaaccttgcccgactagatggaattatatgtacgaaagtttagtagtagcatatgaatatagaaactcaattaatgcaacgtttaattctcgggtaggtggtgaggatgatgataaAATGCTTAGtactcaagattggacgaatgttaaaattcttttagattttttagaacattttcaaaatgctacaaatgcattttctgggcaatattatcctactatttcaaactgtttagtttatattgcagcactatctgatttgtttgttgaatttagtgagggtggggacatttatgaacttgctataaatgaaatgaaacaaaagtttaaaaaatattttttcctatccctcctatttatggtcttgctgcaatgctaaatcctacaatgaaattgggaggtcctcatttttggtattcaaatatttataaggctttagatctttcaaatgaggaaattgctacacttgcagatgcaaaagcttcaattaagattaatgctcaaacagtttataatgcttatcaacttgccttagagcatgctaggccaactattccaacccctacttcgtctagctcacaatcgtctaaaagagttgcgggcttaaaagctcttaaatcttggacggagttcaggggtcctcaaggtgaaaattatgataaaacttcacatctaaatgagcttcaagtttatttgtctcagggacttgaaaaggagaatccagacggctcttttgatcttttggaatggtggaaggcaagggaaaaacattttcctgttcttgcaaggatggctcgggatattttattaattcaagcttcaactgttgcatcagagagcgctttcagtcaagcaagactgcaaataggtgatcatagagcgtctatgagggatagcttggaaaaatcagtattgtttagagattgaatccgctcggaaagaagaaactttggaattgcagaatatatatacataagatacaatatatatactacaagaaaatatattatgcgaaaatatatatacataagatacaatatatatactacaagaaaatatattatgcgaatatatatacataagatacaatatatatactacaagaaaatatattatgcgaatatatatacataagatacaatatatatactacaagacaatatattatgcgaatatatatacataagatacaatatatatactacaagacaatatattatgcgaatatatatacataagatacaatatatatactacaagacaatatattatgcatgacaatttagtgttttactattgttttgttattttctttttcgtcaagcactttaataattagatctacatatatactacatatatatttttaatatagccatgatactacaagaaattgccttaaaaaaaaaaaaagtccgccgctaggcccgcgaagcccacgagcctggcccgttaagcacaggaccatgtgggcttaggcccatcacgggccggttccacccattgagcccacgaaaaccgggaccgccagagcccaggaccacgaagcccggcccgttaggcccgctaAGGCCCGGACCAGAATAGAGCATTATCTTTAACAAGAACGTAAATTTCTCTGGCCCCTTGCTATTACCAAGAAAAACATTCATATGCATTAAGCACTAAATATCACGTGTTTCGAGATACGACCACTACCATAGCATATATTACACAACTAGTTCAAGTAACCACTGTACTTGACAAAAAGTAACCAAAAGCTTGTTGTTGCATCCCACAAATTATTCAGAACCCAAACTATCCATCACCAGGTAGGACAAACAGTAAATCTCTCCTACTGCTCTCCAGCAATAAGATCCATGACAACACGCTTGATGCTTCCGTTGTTCTTCTTAAGCAGCTTCTTGTTCATTTCTTTGTCGGAGAAACCCTGCATTCACAAAATACCCATAGTCAACCTGGAATAATTCTTGCACAAGCAACAGAAGAGTGAAAAGAGAAGTTGAAACTTCCAGTTTTTCTTTGACCTCTAAAATTAACCTACCATCTCCTCCAGCTCTTCGAGGATAGGATCCCACTCAGCAACACCGCAGAGATCATCAACAGACTGCTCCAAGTCATACTCATTCTTCCTCAAGATTTCCTTGTTCAAATCCACCTGCTTGAACCCCATTTCCTCCAGCTCACGGAGGAGGGACACCTCAATTTCGTTCTTCCCTCTAACACCCTGGGGGGTTGCCTGCGTATCTACGGCAGCGGGTGGTACCACACAAGTAACTGCTGGTGCTTCCTCAGACAAATCAATAATTGGATATGAAATTGATGAACCGGGAGCAGAAGAACTTGACTTGTCACCAAACCCAACCAACAAGCTATCATTAGTAGGAAATATGGCCTCCTGCTCCTTGTTTTGGTTTACATCAGCCACTGAATCAACCAACTCTATCGTTGTGCTAGAACTCTTAGGCTCAGGAAGGACATTCCTTGGTCCTGGATTCACATTGATAATGTCAGATCCAGATGTGTCATCGCCGGCAGGAGGTAAATTCAAGTTTAACCCATGAAAGGCTTCGTGGACCAGCTCCTTTTTTGGAAGGTTTGATGAAGCATCGACCTGCATGCACAAGGAGGGAACATTCTTCACGTCAAAATTAGAAAAACATCATATCATCAAGAACACTGAGGCAAGCAAACCATTCTGACCTGGATAAGCACCCATACACGCTGGCCAAATTTCTGCCCTGAGGACGAAGCCATCCTCCAGTAGGATATGTACCTGCCAGGATGCTCAGGAGCAGTAAAATCAACTGCCACATCAAGCTCCTTGTCAACAGCCAAGCCAGCTGTAGTTATCTGCAATGCATATGACATCATGTCATGAAAACTCTCCAGATACTTAACTCAATAACTGTCACCAAGCAGGAATTACAAGCACAAGAAACGGATTTTTCTTAGAACTTCTCACCTCTAATTCAACAGAGAATCTATCACTTAACCTATCTCCCCCAATCCAAACAAGTTGAGTTCCTTGAGGCCAGACAAGGTTACCATTATTCCTCATTCTCCAGATCTTGGTAAATCGAGTCAAGGGGGCCATGATGGTTCCATCCAGGATATTGACATCCTGTATGAAGCGGCTGTCCAACTTTGGCCGACCTGGTTTCACCCCATAGCCTCGAGAGACTTGTGGAACAGTTGGGATACGAAACCTCGCAGCATGCTATGTATGACCACCCAAAAAAAGGAGTTAATAGAGGTGAAATAGAGAGAGAACACTATGAGAAGTTTGAAAAACAACTCCTTGTACCAGATCATGTAAACCCTTGAAAGACAAGGGATGCCGGTAAGTTAAAGGACGATCCATTCTGATGTAATCAGCATCATTTCCCATTTCAGCAAAGCATATGCTGCAGAGATCATAGTTCTCCTGTCTGCATCAACACAAGATATTGGCTGTATCAGTTAATGTCAGCTTAGTTAAAAACTACAAATAAAAACAATTACAGGGTCCTTACACTTTAGATATGAACCTAGGGCCAGTTATCGGATGAACACCACAACCATCACAACGAACACCCCTGTGGAAAATAGTCCCAGTCCCATCACTGTGATTATGACTCCTTTTATGTGGGACCTCAAGAGGAGGTGGGACAGGGTCGTTTGGCACCCCGGAAAATGGACACTCATTTGCAGGAACCTGAACTAGACGCGAAGCGTTCTTTGGTACCTGGGGAAATGGACACTCATTCGCAGGGACTGGAACTAGGTGTAAAGTAGGCATCTTGATAGAACTGCCACTGGAATCTGCATTACGGGAATCCCAGGTGCATTGTTTCAATTTGCCAAAACTTGAAGAGCCACCCACATCAACAGGCTTAGCTACAGAACGATTCTTGCTGGGCTTCTCCCCGGAAGGCTTTTCTGGTGGAGCAGGTGAGGCACTAATATATGAGAAGGCAAGAGGCTTTCCACCAGGACAAGCACCAAATTTCTTATCCTTCTCCTCCCCACTATTTACCAGCAATGTGGGAGCTTTAGGACCTTTGGATGACGATGGCGCAGTTTCAGTTCGATCAGCTTCCAAAGCTTTCGATTTAGATCTTAGCTTGACCCAGGCATCTAACGCATCATCCACATATTTGAATTCTGATTCTATAGCTTTAGCCATTTTCCCTGCATCATTCAGTGCTGTGTGGGGCTCGTTCTTGTTTATGGATGGCACCCCAGTTTTACCATTTGAATTACCTCCATCAGCAACCATAGTATTTTCATTAGATGCTCCACTAGGGAAGTTTGTTTCTTTGACAGGCTGAGACCCCGAAGGCTGATTCTGGTAGTAGGATAGCCCCATCTTAGAGATACCATCAACAACCTCAGCAAGGATTGGAGCAGAGGATGAGGCCCTTGAAGTCAGGTCAGAATAGAGCTTCATTACAGTTTCACGCAGAGGTTCTGGCACGGACTTGAGAGCATCAGAAACACTGGAATTCAAGTTAGGAAACGGAGGCTGAACCCGAGGTGATCGTAAGGGAGTAGAACTTCCACTAGATCTAGATGAAGGCCTGCTACTTCTTTCAGCAGCATTCAACCTCACAGATATTCGCAGGGGATTCAGGTCCTGCCTCATAACGTCCTGCagatcctcatcatcaacaagtgTAACTACATCGCCATCCTCATCAACATATGTGAGTATGAGTTCTGCATCACGAGCAATGTTGAAAAGTTGAAAGATCTTGTCACTTAATCCATCCATGTTAAGATCAAGTTTCTCATTGATGACACGAGCATTGAATCGCCTGAGTGTCTCTTCATACTTGACCTACAAATCAAAAAGATGTTAAAGTAGGCCACACAAAAGAGTGGTGACCCCAGAACCCAAAACAGCAGCTCTGCCATTGCTCAGCAATATTGTTCCACAAGTTAAAAACATATACCACGATGTTCATTATGTTTTCGTGAAGAACAAACTACTATGATATATACAAATGTACACACTCTACCAAGTAGAAGGCACAAAAAGGCCAGAGATGTAGGAAAAAGTAAACCACAACAAGGGCACTCCTTCATGAAATTGAAAGCTCAACCAACCGCAAAACTTAAATTACCAATTTGGGAAGACAGAGATGTCCCAAAATGCTAGCTCAACTTAACAATAACAGCCGTATGAAACCCCAAATATTTTGCATGTCTCAGCGATGGAAAACTAAAGGTTGTTCTGAATGAGCAGACGGATAAGCACAAAAATTATGACGAGAACAGTATATCAATACAAAAAATACTTGCAGAAGTGGTAAAATATTGACTAATCACTGCTgttcacaaaaaaaaaagtcGCAAATCAGTCGATTCGCAGAAGAAATAACTTAAATTCAGCCGTTAAACAAAGATGACACCAAAGCCGAAATTAACAACGTatataaacaaaaacaaaaagagataCAAGTTCATATCAACTCAAACATAAAGACGATAGGAAAGCCgatcaaaataacataaaattgaaaaaaaaaatgaaaactcaGAAAATCGAACCTTGATCACAATAGCAGACTCCATAGCCATAGGTAGGTAGAGTGAGATATCAGTAGACAATCGGTTAGAGAGTAGCGTTCCAGGTAAGCCGCAGAAATTCCAAGTACGAAACTACAATAAAAACAGATGAAAAtaaaaccctaaccctagaaatTCAGGAGAAACAACACGAACAATTCAACAAAGTAGAGCGATATAAACGGTGAAAGAAAAGATGAGATAATAATCAAGAACCAGATTTTCACGAAATAACTCCACGCGTATCCGTAAGCCGCGCTTCTCTCACTAAAACCTCAACGCTATGTGTGTTTTCGCAGGACTATCACTTTTATAGTCTTTTTTGGGGCGAGCTCAGATATCTTTTTTGcctctttcttttattatttattaaattttattttttaaaatacttctaTTTCTTGTTCCCAAAGAAATCAACAGCGCTAAGGAAACCAAAAAGTCTTCTGAGTCATTATCCGAACCGATAATAATCTGTTTGCAAGAGCACGATAAATAGAGTTGCACCCCCGTGTATTAACTTTTTGATTGGTTAGTTGTAGGGCATGtatcgggtaaaaccgataaATCGAACCGTTAATTATTTATTAGATTATCGATATCGATTTATTGGGTTAATGATTCGATAACGGTTTAGAATTTTTTTACTATTGGATTATCGGTTCGGGTCTTGGTTTGCCAATTTTGTTAATAGGTTAACCAATAACTcaataagaattaataaaatTACGACTTTACTCTTAAGTTATACATATGCTAGGGCTTCAATtcattctctcctattctttctcCGCCGCACTCGTCAGCtgcttcatcttcattcttcatAGACCTTACTAGTCACTCCTAGCATAAGTCTTTAGTCTTATACATTAGGCTTTTAATTTCTATAACAAAATTCATCTTCATATTGGTATTTTTACTGTTAatgattctttatttttttcgttttCGTTTCTTAATTTTGTAAGCTCACGTTGTGCAGCCTATACCTACTACCAATTTCTCTTCGCACTTATCAATTCTCAATCGACAATCTTCATCAGTTTCGGGTATATTTTTTAACATTATTCTTCTATACAGTACGCTGAGCTTTGACAACAGGATAACATGCCTTCTAGCTGCTTTTCATTTCTGTGTTAGTATTGCCCATGCACAGAACATGATTTTGCTCTATGATTTCTTTTTTCACGTTAGGCATTTGACAAACAACATCCAGTTTATCTTGGACCGTTAGTACTATATGTTTGGACTTGTAAATTTTAAAGTGAAATTGCTACTACGTTGtattattattaatgtatttGGACAACTGTTGTTGAAGAATTAGTACTATTTCAGTTGTGCCCACTGGACAGAACGCAAAAATGGGTAGTATACTATATgtcaattcttctcttttttgcttaactccagtgaattgtcttctcttttttgcttaactctagattgagttatcttattgggtaaaccgataaccgaaccgataatgatcgataaccgattaactaatatcttatcggttcgtttatcactttattaaatttgtaaaccgataaccgatatgaTAAACTgataatattcataaccgaaccgaaccgaccgatgcccacccctagtgtcacgccccaaacctggggaagCGTGGCTGACACTCGGTGTTGAGCTGGCCCGAACGAACCACTTTGTAACTCATGAtcattcgaccaaaactagaacatgcATAGGTCGAGTTAGCTGGACTTATTCCtcttgtaactatcatgggccaacatggccataactcataatgtacaactgtaagtgggTCAACATTATATCAATGAACCAttgttcttaaaacatgaatacatatgggtcgtcaaggcctctcacatactgtacaaaatgaacctctgtttATAAAggctctaagattatttgacatcaaatggcacagggtaccggcctacccataagtctgtagcaaaattctGACACGATAACTCATAAAACTCGCTGCACTCctaatgaggtggagtcttactaatccttcgttgaatgccaatctcgtctactatgagggctcctcaaactgattatctatacattcaggcatgaatgcaacgcccctaataaaaggacgtcagtacaaataatgtactgagtatgtaaggcagaactgaaacataacaataagtcaacattaattaaagacatataagaatcaacttgaatctctaaagtgacactatatatgcatacttattatagtcacacacacacacacacacacacacacacacacacacatatatatatatatatattcacacacACAATGCTTCtttttgagactattatccatatcttatgatgcatgactgtccaactgatcagtggtaactgcccgaccggtcgtagctcggtggtaaatgaatatgcatgactgcccaatcggtggtaaataatgatatataactacccaaccggtggtaactgcccgacctgGCCGTAGAACAGTGGTAAATGCGTGAAGATGCATGTACATGTATCActattgtagacaataaatttgcgtcgagaaaataaaatcaagacttaaaaatatcgcaacaatcgtagtattttatttcaaatatttcagtgttacaatctctatgaatcctctgattcttcttttcaatagtaaataaattcaagggtctttgagcttgatcttgaatatgtattttTTGCCAcaaacgatgatcttgttcttaaacttgaacttgaccttgatttgttctttattcttgaacttgaacttgatttcttgaacttgaacttgaagcttgacacttgtggagaaatttgcagtgtttgatccacgagctctttcttgcttgttgttataacttctggtgtcctTTCTGAGTTAAGAAGAcatctatttatagttgtggaaggaaagagttatgataagaacaaactatttccgaccaatcaaattgaagtgcgacatgaccgcatttgattggccagaacatgtcacttgcacatgtggcgcaATTTCATTGGTCTTttagtgtgacttggcatgccttgtcattttgacacgtggcatgatcatATAGGCTCTTCCACTTGACTTGTcacgccacgtcatttgacacgtggcaccaaactgggcctctaggaagatgtcgTCTTGGgtttaatgaagtgggctcatcccTTTAGctcaattaaatgggctagctcaatggattaagacttatttatttaacccatatgtattggacttatataattaattcaataatattagcccataatatttatttggaccaatatatcttgaatttaaaatatagtccaaattattttatgggtttaatttaagtaaaatttatatgcctacaactatattataaacattaacatctctaTCATATACCTCATTATAGACTTAgggacatgcttgaatatcattttacaggAATTAATaatatagacatccttaactgctaagagtagattcacttatggaataacattacgtttacgtatcgttacttggatcatgccacaagaaagaaggattagccttaacatacctggagtaggaaaaaattcgtatgatattctcgGGAAAAGTTGCATCATATTCcattagaatcgcaaaatctcgttGCTATCATGCTAAGAAGTTTCGTATGAATTTCTTGCTGAAGCTAGTTACGTAGCTATGAATATATCTctcttttgtgaattttatccAAATCTCATGACTTTGTTGAAATAGAGAACTCTTTCATAACTTTGTTGAAGTTAACGTCgcctttttccatttttgtaataATTTAAGTCTTTTATGGCTTTAGCCAAGATTCCTCTAAAGATGCCACCAAGACTCACAACACGATTAGTCACCTTAGGATTAATTAAAACTTAACATATGTTGCCACGTAATGTTCTTATCCCAATCATTTTAGATAATTACCAATTTActcgtataattaagaattatcttaaattacttaaaatactactcatttttaatacacattatataacttactatcatggtcatgtggtaccaaaaaaaaaaacactattattttattaaaacatccatgtaaagatatatattttttctctacttctaatttttctaatctcatataaagagtaaaaaaatccgtacgcttaattcttaaaatggtaaaaagatatccttcttttcttttgagaaaatattttctatctttacaacaaagaaaatttcataaactttcacatattatgtgtataatttaaagcatattcgaaagtagtaatattaataactatataaaatcatatttttttacaaactattttacaaaaatattccactcaaaataccatatataACAGTGTCAATGTTGTTAAACtcacgggatgtaacatccttcccccctttagaacattcgtccttgaatgttaactcttagagatttacaaaTTTTTTACTagagtctcctctgtaaattaaactaaaacccAAACTATATCTGAAGTCTCAACTATTCACAGCCTTTCGTACTTGAGTAAGCCGTATCTTCCTCACCTTTACCTTAATTACCTctcaatctcgcatcgtatcttctatttctttcataacctcccttccacataggtggaaaTTACACCATAAATCTCTATTGTGAtacctgcacctctggtgcatacagaATTTGGCGAaaacttcatactgacttcttacggcTTAGCTCTATGACACGATCCAGAAACAGAAGAAGGGTAATATTTCCTAAATGTTCTATAACCTCTCagttataaatgtggcgcgcaacacacccataagtaagactctactaggcacggctttgtagactttcta belongs to Nicotiana tabacum cultivar K326 chromosome 6, ASM71507v2, whole genome shotgun sequence and includes:
- the LOC107781766 gene encoding protein JOKA2, which produces MAMESAIVIKVKYEETLRRFNARVINEKLDLNMDGLSDKIFQLFNIARDAELILTYVDEDGDVVTLVDDEDLQDVMRQDLNPLRISVRLNAAERSSRPSSRSSGSSTPLRSPRVQPPFPNLNSSVSDALKSVPEPLRETVMKLYSDLTSRASSSAPILAEVVDGISKMGLSYYQNQPSGSQPVKETNFPSGASNENTMVADGGNSNGKTGVPSINKNEPHTALNDAGKMAKAIESEFKYVDDALDAWVKLRSKSKALEADRTETAPSSSKGPKAPTLLVNSGEEKDKKFGACPGGKPLAFSYISASPAPPEKPSGEKPSKNRSVAKPVDVGGSSSFGKLKQCTWDSRNADSSGSSIKMPTLHLVPVPANECPFPQVPKNASRLVQVPANECPFSGVPNDPVPPPLEVPHKRSHNHSDGTGTIFHRGVRCDGCGVHPITGPRFISKVQENYDLCSICFAEMGNDADYIRMDRPLTYRHPLSFKGLHDLHAARFRIPTVPQVSRGYGVKPGRPKLDSRFIQDVNILDGTIMAPLTRFTKIWRMRNNGNLVWPQGTQLVWIGGDRLSDRFSVELEITTAGLAVDKELDVAVDFTAPEHPGRYISYWRMASSSGQKFGQRVWVLIQVDASSNLPKKELVHEAFHGLNLNLPPAGDDTSGSDIINVNPGPRNVLPEPKSSSTTIELVDSVADVNQNKEQEAIFPTNDSLLVGFGDKSSSSAPGSSISYPIIDLSEEAPAVTCVVPPAAVDTQATPQGVRGKNEIEVSLLRELEEMGFKQVDLNKEILRKNEYDLEQSVDDLCGVAEWDPILEELEEMGFSDKEMNKKLLKKNNGSIKRVVMDLIAGEQ